Proteins from one Kwoniella shivajii chromosome 1, complete sequence genomic window:
- a CDS encoding haloacid dehalogenase, type II, with translation MSLAPFKVLLFDCYGDWETGMLENVSDLLKQPSAPEREKLFEVVGAIENRTQDETPTMIYSDVLTKVYSETAEKLNLNYDDSQAKAFGNSVPSWPSFPDSPDALKKLSDAGLKLVILSNVDNKSFEGSNKRLENGFQFDAIYTAEKIGSYKPSLKNFDYAIENIKKDFGMNKEDILIVANSKYHDIQPGHKKDLKACWIDREKASMGVSAYQDVIPDYQFSSMKEFAEAIVKDKGGQ, from the exons ATGTCACTTGCTCccttcaa AGTATTGCTTTTCGACTGTTATGGT GACTGGGAGACTGGAATGTTAGAGAATGTTAGCGACTTACTCAAACAACCTTCTGCCCCTGAGAGGGAAAAGTTATTCGAGGTAGTAGGCGCTATCGAGAATAGGACTCAGGATGAAACTCCTACTATGATATATTCCGACGT TCTTACCAAGGTATATTCGGAAACAGCAGAAAAATTGAATCTCAACTATGATGACT CTCAAGCTAAAGCATTTGGAAATTCTGTACCTTCATGGCCTTCATTCCCGGACTCCCCAGATGcattgaagaagctttctGATGCAGGACTGAAACTTGTCATTCTTTCCAACGTCGATAACAAGAGTTTCGAAGG ATCAAACAAGAGGTTGGAAAATGGATTCCAATTTGATGCCATATACACTGCcgagaaga TTGGCTCATACAAACCTTCCTTGAAAAACTTCGATTATGCTAttgagaatatcaagaaagattTCGGAATGAACAAAGAAGATATATTGATTGTTGCCAATTCGAAATACCATGACATCCAACC TGGTCACAAGAAAGATTTGAAAGCTTGTTGGATCGACAGAGAAAAGGCCTCCATGGGCGTATCAGCCTACCAAGACGTCATACCTGATTATCAATTCTCAAGTATGAAAGAATTCGCAGAAGCTATTGTGAAGGATAAAGGGGGTCAATGA